One window of the Candidatus Falkowbacteria bacterium genome contains the following:
- a CDS encoding ABC transporter ATP-binding protein: MIEPLIRIKNMSVIYNKGKENEFRAADNTSMEIYPGEYIIFFGPSGCGKSTTLYTILGVLPPTEGVVMVKGENPYAYTAEELVHYQTSVIGIMYQAFYLIPSLTIADNVTLPLIFKGVHPSVRKKRAQELLDRFGVGKHGHKLPEALSGGQTQRVSVARAFVNDPEILLADEPVGNLDSISAGQVMDTLNTINQKDKKTIILVTHDAKYLPYAHRVIYIKDGRVVRIVPNPEKKQIARVDQQKNLITEMEQLVKVHPYLSPSELKVKSIINYLTQDFTFEQLQRLEDISKLMIDGKMNAENFNALLVKEFKDGGVGVKPGLAEVMTEKIEKILAQSKDIRRYRRRLERNNFFDTDKDLINKLAKYMMDEYGHAITVMQKKRLKETVYNRVAGLKKMDEFLESLMAPLDQGGLGFDKDMANRLTQYFEKLLIQGLETEEKGEH, from the coding sequence ATGATCGAACCGCTAATCCGCATCAAAAACATGAGCGTGATCTATAACAAGGGCAAGGAAAATGAATTCCGTGCCGCTGATAACACGAGCATGGAAATCTACCCGGGCGAGTACATCATTTTTTTCGGCCCGTCCGGCTGCGGCAAATCGACCACGCTTTATACTATTTTGGGCGTGCTGCCGCCGACCGAGGGGGTGGTCATGGTCAAAGGCGAAAACCCCTACGCCTACACCGCGGAAGAGCTGGTGCATTATCAGACTTCCGTCATTGGCATCATGTACCAAGCCTTTTATCTCATACCGTCTTTGACCATCGCCGATAACGTGACCTTGCCGCTGATTTTCAAAGGCGTGCATCCCAGTGTCAGGAAAAAACGCGCCCAGGAGCTTTTGGACCGCTTCGGTGTGGGCAAACACGGCCATAAGCTGCCCGAAGCCTTGTCCGGCGGCCAAACCCAAAGAGTCTCGGTCGCCCGCGCTTTCGTCAACGACCCGGAAATCCTCCTGGCCGACGAGCCGGTCGGAAATTTGGACTCGATCTCGGCCGGACAGGTTATGGATACGCTGAATACGATCAACCAGAAAGACAAGAAGACCATCATCCTAGTTACCCATGATGCCAAATATCTGCCCTACGCGCACCGCGTGATTTATATCAAAGACGGCCGAGTGGTACGTATCGTGCCAAACCCGGAAAAGAAGCAGATCGCCCGCGTGGATCAGCAGAAGAACCTGATTACGGAGATGGAGCAGCTGGTCAAGGTTCATCCGTATCTGTCACCGAGCGAGCTTAAGGTGAAGAGCATCATCAATTATCTGACTCAAGATTTCACCTTCGAGCAGCTGCAGCGCTTGGAAGATATTTCCAAGCTGATGATCGATGGCAAGATGAATGCGGAGAATTTCAATGCGCTCCTGGTCAAGGAATTCAAAGACGGCGGCGTCGGGGTCAAGCCGGGGTTGGCCGAGGTCATGACCGAAAAGATCGAGAAGATTCTGGCTCAGTCCAAGGATATCCGCCGTTATCGCCGGCGCTTGGAACGCAACAATTTTTTCGACACCGATAAGGACCTGATCAATAAGCTGGCCAAGTACATGATGGACGAATACGGCCACGCCATTACGGTTATGCAAAAGAAACGCCTCAAGGAAACGGTTTATAACCGCGTAGCTGGACTGAAAAAGATGGATGAATTCTTGGAATCCTTGATGGCGCCGCTCGACCAAGGCGGTCTCGGCTTCGATAAGGATATGGCCAATCGACTGACCCAATATTTCGAGAAGCTGCTGATACAAGGCTTGGAGACCGAAGAAAAAGGAGAACATTAG
- a CDS encoding ABC transporter permease, translated as MFKTRPARTWLTILGIGVGIAAVVVLVGLGYGLQGIILEKIVFGEALLSLNVNAPSSKAVILDKKSLEMFGKLEHVQEVEPMTSYTSLIKFGELTGSIFVRGVNANYFKYAGVVPLEGSLFGNGEANKVILSTAALKLFELEPKAILGKRVNFKIFVPGANPDDVQEVPLGKEYEVAGVIDDASSIYAFVPLSELTAKFAVTSYESARVKVESNEFLTAAEDAIIKKGFVVTALSKTVEQANKIFSGIQIILAIFGGIALVVSAIGMFNTMTVTLMERTNEIGIMRTIGGSPTNIKVMFLSESIVMGFLGGVVGIAIGVSGGLSLNFLLNSIATRMGGTAITLFRFPVPFLLMIAAFGAVMGFLTGVYPARRAASLSPLDAIRYK; from the coding sequence ATGTTCAAAACTAGGCCGGCCAGAACCTGGCTGACGATTCTTGGCATTGGCGTCGGTATTGCTGCCGTGGTCGTCTTGGTCGGTTTGGGCTACGGTTTGCAGGGAATCATCCTGGAAAAGATCGTTTTCGGCGAGGCTTTGTTGAGCTTGAATGTCAATGCTCCGTCATCGAAAGCGGTCATACTGGACAAGAAGAGCCTGGAGATGTTCGGGAAATTGGAACATGTCCAGGAGGTCGAGCCGATGACTAGCTACACTTCCTTGATCAAGTTCGGCGAACTGACGGGCAGCATCTTCGTGCGCGGCGTCAACGCCAATTACTTCAAATATGCCGGCGTGGTGCCGCTTGAAGGATCGTTGTTCGGCAACGGAGAGGCGAACAAAGTAATCTTGTCGACAGCAGCCTTGAAACTTTTCGAGCTGGAACCCAAAGCTATTCTCGGCAAGCGGGTCAATTTCAAGATTTTCGTGCCAGGCGCTAATCCGGACGATGTCCAGGAGGTGCCTTTGGGCAAAGAGTACGAAGTCGCGGGCGTAATCGATGATGCCTCCTCGATTTATGCCTTTGTCCCGCTATCGGAGCTGACTGCTAAATTTGCGGTCACTTCCTACGAAAGCGCCCGAGTCAAGGTCGAGAGCAACGAGTTCTTGACTGCGGCCGAAGATGCGATCATCAAGAAGGGTTTCGTGGTGACGGCTTTGTCCAAAACGGTCGAACAAGCCAACAAGATCTTCAGCGGCATCCAGATCATCTTAGCTATCTTCGGCGGCATCGCTTTGGTCGTGTCGGCTATCGGTATGTTCAACACCATGACCGTCACCCTAATGGAAAGAACCAACGAGATCGGTATCATGCGTACCATCGGCGGCTCGCCGACCAATATCAAGGTCATGTTCTTGTCCGAGTCGATCGTCATGGGCTTCTTGGGAGGCGTGGTCGGTATCGCCATCGGCGTCTCCGGCGGATTGTCTTTGAATTTCCTTTTGAACTCGATCGCCACTCGTATGGGCGGTACGGCCATCACCTTATTCCGCTTTCCTGTTCCTTTTTTACTGATGATTGCCGCCTTCGGCGCCGTCATGGGTTTTTTGACCGGTGTTTATCCGGCCAGGCGCGCCGCTTCCTTGAGTCCGCTAGACGCCATCAGATACAAATAA